Proteins encoded in a region of the Aphelocoma coerulescens isolate FSJ_1873_10779 chromosome 28, UR_Acoe_1.0, whole genome shotgun sequence genome:
- the SCAMP4 gene encoding secretory carrier-associated membrane protein 4, giving the protein MAEKVNNFPPLPKFIPLKPCFYQNFADEIPIDYQFLVKRIYHVWIFYCITLAVNLIACLAWWIGGGYGVNFGLAILWLILFSPCGYVCWFRPAYKAFRSDSSFNFMAFFFIFGAQFLLTVLQAIGFSGWGACGWLAAITFFSTSVAAAVFMLFPAIMFTMSAVAMLICILRVHKIYRGAGGSFQKAQDEWNSGAWRNPPSREAQYSNFSGNSLPEYPTVPNYPSGNQWP; this is encoded by the exons ATGGCAG AAAAGGTGAATAACTTCCCACCGCTCCCCAAGTTCATCCCTTTGAAACCATGTTTCTACCAGAACTTTGCTGATGAAATTCCCATCGATTACCAGTTTCTGGTGAAGAGAATCTATCATGTGTGGATCT TTTACTGCATCACGCTGGCCGTGAACCTCATCGCCTGCCTGGCCTGGTGGATCGGGGGAGGCTACGGGGTCAACTTTGGCCTGGCCATCCTCTGGCTGATCCTCTTCAGCCCCTGTGGCTACGTCTGCTGGTTCCGACCTGCCTACAAAGCCTTTCG GTCGGACAGTTCCTTTAATTTCATGgcctttttcttcatctttgggGCGCAGTTCCTGCTCACGGTCCTGCAGGCGATCGGCTTCTCCGGATGGGGAGCGTG tGGATGGTTGGCAGCCATCACCTTCTTCAGCACCAGCGTGGCAGCTGCTGTGTTCATGCTGTTCCCTGCCATCATGTTCACGATGTCAGCGGTCGCGATGCTCATCTGCATTTTAAGG GTACATAAAATCTACCGAGGGGctggtggaagcttccagaaGGCTCAAGATGAGTGGAACAGCGGCGCATGGAGGAACCCTCCCAGCAGGGAGGCCCAGTACAGCAATTTTTCTGGGAACAGCCTGCCAGAGTATCCCACAGTGCCCAACTATCCCTCTGGAAACCAATGGCCTTAA